TGGGCAGGGGCTGCGCCGACGAATCGGGCAGATCGACGGGGACGTCGACGGTGGCCAGGGGGGCGGCGACCATGAAGATGATCAGCAGCACCAGGATCACGTCGATGAACGGGGTGACGTTGATCTCGTGGGTTTCGGCGATATCGCCGCCGCCGTCAGACAGCCGGGCGCTCATTCGGCGGCCCGGCGAAAGGAATTGGCGTCGCGGTCCAACTCGCGCCCGGCCAGCCGCAGGATTTCTGCCGCCGCCAGTCCGGCCTGGGCGCGCTGGCCGGCGATGGCGCGGGCGAAGGCGTTATAGACCACCACCGCCGGTATGGCCGCCACCAACCCCATGCCGGTGGCGAGCAGAGCCTCGGCGATGCCCGGCGCCACCACCGCCAGATTGGTGGTCTGGCTGTGGGCGATGCCGATGAAGCTGTTCATGATCCCCCACACCGTGCCGAACAGGCCGATGAACGGACCGGTGGAGCCGATGGTGGCCAAAATACCGGTGCCGGCGCTGAGGCGGCGGCCCAATTGCGCCAATTCGCCCTCCAGGCGGCTGGCAACGCGGTCCTTGATGCCGTCGGGGCCCAAGCCGGTGGACAGGCGCAGTTCCGTCGCCGCCGCCTCCAGCATGGTGCTGACCGGGGCGTGTTGGGGGTGGCTCAGATCGCGCTTGGCTTCGTACAGGCTGGTGGCCCGGGCGAGAATGGCCTGACCGACGGCGATGCGGCGCTTGGTCTGGCGCAATTCCCAGGATTTGGCCACCAAAACCGTCCAGGTGGCGACCGAGGCCAGGGCTAGGCCGATCATCACCAGCCGGACCACCAGATCGGCGGCCAGGAACATGCCCCAGGGGGAAAGATCGTGGTCCATCAGCGGGACTCCCAGGTGATGTTGAGTGATTCGCGCCAGCCGAAGCGGACCAGATGGTCCTCGACCACCGCCTTGATGTGTTGCAGCGATTGCTCGCTGTCGGCTTCCAGCCGCAACGACAAGGTCGCGTCGTCGGCGTCGAAATGGCACGAGCCGCCGGGAAAGTCGGCCCGACCGCTGTTGGCGCCGTATTCCACCGGAATTTTGTGAGCGAAATGCTTGCACAATTGGGTCAGATAGCGGCTGGCCGTGGGGGTGGTCACGGCTCCGCGGGTGATGAGACGGTTCACATGAACCTCCTTTCGGCGGCGCGGTCGGCGAGAACCATGGGAAAGCCGAGCGAGCAGGTCTCGACCCGGCCCTGGATGCCATAGGCGCGGTGCAGGATGTCGGGACTGAGAGCCTTGTTGGGACTGCCGTCGGCGATGATGCTGCCTTCGCCCAGGATGACCAGCCGGGTGCAGAAGCGGGCGGCCAGATTGATGTCGTGGATGGCGATCAAGGCGATGGCCCCCTGGCGCCGGGCCAGATGCACCACATTGCCCAGCACCGCCAATTGCCAGCGCAGGTCCAGGGCGCTGGTCGGCTCGTCCAGCAACAGCAGGCGGGGTTGGCGCACCAGCACCTGGGCCAGCCCGACCATTTGCCGCTGGCCGCCGGACAATTGGCTCATGCGCGACAGCGCCAGCCCGTGCAAGCCCAGTTCGGCGAAGACCGTCTCGATCGCCGCTTCGGCGGCGGCGGCGCCCAGATCGGGGCGGGTGGCGCGTAAGGCGCCCAAAACCGCTTCGTAGGCCAGCAAGGGCGAGGCTTGCGGCAAGGTCTGCGGCAGATAGCCCACCTGGCGCAAGCGATGCAGTGCCGGGGCGCGCAGCAGGTCGAGACCGTCCAGTTCGGCTCGTCCGCTGGCGGGCAGCAACCCGGCCAGGGCGCGCAGCAGCGTCGATTTGCCGGCACCGTTGGCGCCCAGCAGGCCGACGACGCTGCCCGGCGCCACAGGGGCCAGATCGATGCCGTCCAGTACCGGCTTGCGGCCATAGGCGACGGAAATATCTGCCAGGGACAGGCTCATGGCCGCCTCCGCTGACCCAGCAACAGGGCCATGAACAGCGGGATGCCGACCAAGGCGGTGACGATGCCCACCGGCAGCACCAATCCGGGCACGATGGCCTTGCTGGCCGTCGAGGCCAGCGACATCACCAGGGCGCCGGCCAGGGCGGCGCCGGGCAGATAGAAACGGTGATCCTCGCCCAAGGTCAGGCGGGCCAGATGCGGACCGACCAGACCGATGAAGCCGATGGTGCCGACGAACGCCACCGCCACCGCCGCCAACAGGCTGACCCGGACCAGCACCACCAGACGCAACCGCTCGACCTGGATGCCGAAGGAGCGGGCGTGATCCTCGCCGCCGCGCAAGGTGGTCATGGCCCATACCTGACGCAGTGATAGCGGCAGGCACAGGGCCAGGGCGGTGGCGATGATGGCGGCCTTATCCCAGCTCGACCGGGTCAGGCTGCCCATGGTCCAAAACACGATCTGCTGCACGGCGTCGGCGCTGGCGACATATTGCACCAGCCACAACAGCGCGTTCATGACGAAGACCATGGCGATGCCGAACAGCACCACCGTATCGGCCCCGGCCCCTTGGCTGCGGGCGAGGAAATTGACTAGAAGGGTGGCGGCCAAGGCGGCGGCGAAGGCGAACAGCGGCACAATGTGCATGGCGGCCAGCCCCGGCACCGACAGGTCGAAGACGATGGCCGAGGCGGCGCCCAAGGTGGCGGCGTTGGTTACCCCCAGGGTGAACGGACTGGCCAGGGCATTGTTGAGGGTGGTCTGCATTTCCGCCCCGGCCAGGGCCAGGGCGGCGCCCACCAGCACTGCCGTTACCGCTTGCGGCAGGCGGATGTCCCACAAGATCACCGCCAGGGTGGAATCCTGTTCAGCCGCCAGCAGATCGGCCAGACGCAGCCCGGACGGGCCGGTGGCGACGTCGAAGACAAAGGCGGCGACCAAGGCCAGGGCCAGGGCGGCCATGGTCGCCAGCCGCCCGATGATGAAGCGGCGATAGCCGCAGGCCAGACTGAGCGCGGTCATGGATATTGGGTCCAGAACACGCCGTCCAGCGGCAGCGGCTGAAAACGGGTGGTGAGTTCCCGCAAGGTGGCGGCGGGGTCGAGATCGGCGAAATGCTCGGGGTGAATCCACTGGGCCAGCACCTGGACGGCGACGACGTTGAAGGGGGAATGGACGAAATGGTGCCACAGGGCATAGGCGCGGCCCTGGCGCACCGCCTGCAACTGACCGATGCCGGGGCGGGCGAGGGCACGGGCGAAGCTGGATTTGGCCAGTTCGACCGGGGTGTCGTGGCCCAGGACGATGCGTTCCGGCGCCTTGGCGGCACTGTCGATATTGCCCACCGCCGTGCCCAGGTAGATATCGGGCTGATGGGTCATCAGATATTCCAGGCTGATGGTGCCGGCATAGCCGGGGATCAGGCCAGACGCCAGATTGCGCCCGCCGGCGGCGGCGACCATGGTGCCCAAGATGCCGTTGCCGATGCTGGCGCAGCATTCCGCCTGCAAACCGACACGGTTTTCGATGAACACCAGCGGGCGATCCTTGAGGGCCGCCACCCGGTCGGTGACCTTGGCCAGTTCGCGGCCATAGACCGCGTTGAACTCCGCCGCCTCGGCCTGACGGCCCAGCAAAGTGCCCAGCAGTTCCATGCTTTTCGGTGTGTTGACCAGGGGGTCGAAAAAGAAATCGACGAAGGCGACGGTGATGCCGGCGGCTTCCAATTGCTTGATGATTTCCACATCCTTGGGCGCCGGGCCGTGACCGGCCATGGAAAACAGCGCCAGATCGGGCTTGAGGGCGATGCTGCGTTCGACGCTGAACGAATCGGCGGCGACCTTGCCGATGGCGGCGATTTCGCCAAGCTGGGGGAAGCGCTTCAGCCATTTGGCGTGGCCGATGGGGTCGAGCAGGGGGAAGTCGCCCATGGTGCCGACGACGCGGGCCAACGGATCGGCGCGGTCAAGAATGCCCAGGGCGATCACCGCCCGGCCTTCGCCCAGGATGATGCGTTCGACCTTGTCCGGCACGGTGATGGTGCGGCCTGCAAGATCGACCACCTTTGGCCCGGCTTGCGCCGGGCCGGGGGGCAGGGACAGGGCGACCGCCATGGCCAGCACGAGCAAAAGATGGCGGATCATGATGGCCCTCCCCTGATTGTGCGAATGATGTTGAGAGTCAAACGCATAATTTGGTCAGAACTTCAACGTTGTCGACAGCAGGAAGGAGCGGCCCTCCTCGTAGACCGGGGTGATGTTGTTGGCGGTGGTATAGCTGCCGCGGGCCACGTATTTCTTGTCGAGGACGTTGTTGGCCTCGAGCCGCAAGGTCCAGTGTTCGTAGGATTCCAAGGGCTGCCATTGGCTGAACAGGTCGAGCACGGCGTAGCCCTTCATGGGCTGGAAATTACCCCGGGTCAGGGCTTCGTCGTGGATACCCTTGGCCATTTCGGCGGCGCCACCCACGGTGACGCGGATGGGCTCAAGGGTGTATTCGGCCCCCATATTCAGCACATGACCCACTGGGGTGGCCAGGTTGTAATCACTGGGCAAGGCCATGCGCGAGGCATAGCGGGCCTGGGTGAAGTTGTACTTGCCCCACAGCTTGCCACCGCCCCAGTCATAGCTGCCGGCCAGATCGATGCCCTGGCTGCGCAGGCTGGCGCCGTTGATGCGGATGGAGTTGGTGTAGTTGTAGAAAAGCGTGTCGTACATCTGCGTACGGAACAGCGCGCCTTCCAGCTTCAGGCCGCTGTCGTCATAGCGCAGGCCGGTGCGGAAATTGTGCGAGCGGGTGGCCTCGACGTCGTCGCTGGTGGTCATTTCATAGGCGTGCAGCAGACCGGTTTCCGGCAACGACAAGCCGCCGAACACATAGGAATAGCCGCCGAAGGCGCTGAGCGTCGGGGTGATGGCATATTCGGCGCTGGCATTGGGCGACAGGCCGAAATTGTTGAAATCCTTCTCGTCCACGCTGTGATAGGTCTGATAATCGGCGCGCAGGCCGGTGGACAGCTTCCAGTCGGTCCAGGGCGAGATACGGGCCTGGGCGAACAGGCCGTAATTGCGCGCCTGTTCGTCGGCATTGGTTCGCTTGAGATAGCGGTGGACGAAGGCGTCGCTGTTCTCGAAATCGAAGCCGGCGGTCAGCTTGCCGGTGGGGATGGCGAAGGTGTTCTGCGCCTTCAAGCCCATGGTTTCGATATTGGAATTGAACACGCCCGAAGCCACCGCCGTCTGGTTGGTGTCGTTGGGGCGTTGCAGGCTGACGCGGTTGTAGAACAGGTTGACCTTGGGATCGAAGGTGTCGGTGGGCGCCGTGGTTTCATAGGTGATGCTGGTGCTCAGGCGGGTGGCGCGGGTGGTGTTGTAAAGCCTGCCGGTGCCCTGGCTAACCTCGCCCAAATTGGGGCGCATGCGGCGCACCGCGTTGTCTTCGGCATATTCACCCGACACGCCGAAGCGGTGACCGCCGGCATTCTCATAGGCCAGCTTGGCCAGACCGCTTTGCAGATGATCCTTGGTGCCGGGTTCACCGTTGCCGTCGCCGTTGATGTAGTTCTCGCCCATTTTGCGGGTCAAAACGCCCAGCACCTCGTAGCCGTCCTGGGCGGCATAGCCGGAACCGGTGGTGCGGAAGCTCTGACTGTTGGTGTTGTAGCTGGCGATGATGGTGCCGCCGGCAGTCTGGCCGGGCAGCAGCATGTCCTTGGCATCCTTGGTTTCCATCTTCACCGCCCCGCCCAGGGCGCCGGGTCCGGCATCGGCGGGGGCCACGCCGGCCTCCACCTGCACCGCCTTCAGGAACAGGGGGTCCAGGGTGGTCGAGCCGTTATGGTGCCAGATGTTGCTGCGCTGGGTGATGCCGTCGATGCTGACGTTGAGGTTGCTTTGCTCAACCCCGTGGACGAAAAATTTCTGTGCCGCCGCCGAGCCGCCGCTGACCGTCACCGCCGGATCATGGCGGAACAATTGCCGCATATCCTTGGGCTGTTCCTGGTCGATCTGCTCCTGGTCGATGATCGAGGTGGTTTCCACCTCGCGCGGGGCCTTGCCCTCGACATCCACCGGCGCCAACTGGATGGCCTGTTGTCCATGGGCCGGCAGGATGGTGCCGGCCAGAATGGACGATGCCAACAAGGCGGCTTTACCGAAAAGGCGGTGGGGGCGGCTGGTCATCTTCCGTCTTCCTTTCATCCACAGCGGTGGGGCTGGACCCTGGCTGTGCGGTTATGATAATAATGCGTCGCACTCTCAACAAAAATCGGTGCTGGGCCGCAGATTTCAGTCTGTATAAAGCCTGTAGCAAAAATGTGCTTTTGCGCCGCATTCGCATTTGTTTGCGGCGCATTCAAAAATTGGAAACGGACGGCAGTACGGAGCTCTTGATCAGGACGAACCCATGCATGAAGCAGCCAAGGCCATCAGTTTTCAGGATATCCGCCACCAGAACCGCACCGACAAGTTCAAGCTGGTGGCACCGGTGATCCAGCCCGGCGACACCGTGCTGCATGGCCGCTATTGCAGCATGGCCCTGCGCTCGGGCCTGCGCTTTCATGCCACCGACATCGTCGACATGCACGATCTGGTCACCCAGGCCCAGGCCGAGCCGGGGCTGACCATCGGCCTGTTCCTGCAAGGCGGCGCCAGCGTTTCCTTGGGCGGCAAACCCTTTGCCTTCGGCGAGGGCGGCGATTCCCAGCCCCATGCCTTTGCCCTCAATTGCGCCGAGACCGATCTGTTCGAGCGGCGCGGCAAGCGCGGGCGACGGGTGTGCAAGGTCAATATCAACCTGCCGCCCGACTGGCTGGACCGTCAGGAACTGGCGGCGGATGACGTGCGCCCGTTGTTTTGCGGCCATCGTGCCGTGCGCACCTGGAGTCCCAGTGCCCGCCATCTGGAATTGGCCCAGGGCCTGCTTTATCCCGATCCGGCCATGCCTTTCATCCACTCCCTGCATCAGGAATCGCTGGCGCTGGAATTCGTCGCCGAAACCCTGCGGCAATGGGACCAAAGGCCCGAGCCGGTGCCGCGCCTGGGCGGGCGTGATCTGGCGCGGCTGCGCCGGGCCTGCGATTACCTGGATGCCCATCAGGACAGCCGCCTGCACGTGGACGACGTGGCGCGCGAGGCGGGCATGAGCATCAGCGGGGTGCAGCGGCTGTTCCATGCTGCCCATGGTGCCTCGGTGCTGGAATTCGCCCGCACCCGCCGTTTGCTCCGTGCCCGCGAAGCCTTGGAGCAAGGTAGCATCAGCGTCACCGAGGCGGCGTTGAATGCCGGCTATACCTCGTCGGCCAACTTCGCCACCGCCTTCAAGCGCCAGTTCGGCATCTCGCCCAAGGATGCGCGCAGACGGTAAGGGACTGGGGGAGACGGATAAAACCAGCAGCAAAGCGGATAAAATAAAAATTCGCTTTCATCCGCGATGTGTCTGGGTGCGTCAGCTATAGCAAAAGCCGGACCGCGTGATTGTCCCACGAGCGGTCGCGCACATATGCGCCGGTGATCTCCACCGTGCCGGTCTGGGCCGACCACAGCCAGGCGCCACGGCGGCCGCTGGTCATCAGGACGCTGTCGCCGTCACCGCCGGCAGCGACGCCGCAGCCATCGGCCACCGCCACCGTGCCGAGGAAACGGGCAGAGGTGGTTTCCCACAAGGTGACCAGCGATGCTTGCGGGCACGAGGCGGCGAAATAGCGGCCATCGGCGGACATGGCGACGCTGCCGCAATAATTGCGCACAGTGGCGGGCAGGGGGGCGGGCAGGTCGAGCAGGCGGATGGGCTGGCCGAAGCGGTGAAGCGCGATGATCGGTGCGGTGGTGTCGTCATCCTGATATTGCATGCCGATGGCGACGTCGCCTTGGTCGTTGACGGCGAAGTGGCGCATGGACAGCAATTTCCACCGTGCCGGCAACCGCCACTGACCCAGCAAGCCGCCGTCGCGGCTGTCCAGGTAGACCAGCGACGGATCCATGCGTTCCAGGTTCAGGCGGGCGCGTCCGCTGTCGGGATGGGTGATGATGCCGCCATTGGCCACCACCAGGGTATGACCGTCGGTCAGCATGCGGATGTCGTGCGGCTCGATGCCGTGCGACGGCATTTCCCCCACCCGCCGCCAAGTGTCGCCCACGTCCCAGATACCGATCACCCCGGTGGCCTCGGCATAATCGTTTTCGGCGGAAAAGAACCGGCGGCCATCGCCGGAAAAGGCGCCATGGCCGTGGAAGTGGCGCCCTGTCGGGGCTTCCAGCCAATGGGTGGCCTCACCGCTGGCCAAGTCGATCACCCCGGCGAAGGTGCCGGGGCGCCGGGCCACCGCCACCGCCAGTTTGCCGTCGGGGGCAAGGGCGATGCCGTGACCGCGACCGGGCAGCGCCACCTCGAATTCCATGTGGCCGCCAGAATCGAACGCCCCCAGGCCGTATTGCCGCCCAGGGGCAAGGTTGGCGGCCAGCCACAACGAGCGGCGTCCGTCGGCACGCGCCGCACTTTTGCCCATCAGGCCGAAGGCGGCGATGGCGGCCAGGAAGGCGCGGCGGTCAATCACCATCGAGTCCATTGAATCCCACCTGCACGTCCAACGCGGCGGCCACCTCGGTTTCCAGCACTTGGGCGGCAGTCTTGATCTTGGCTTTCAGCCCGTTCAGGCGGGCCCAGCCATCCGTCTCGCCCATGCTTTCCTCCATGGGGGCGGGCAGCTTGGTCACCGCACCTTGCGCGTCAATGAGGGCGGCGAGGAAGCGGTCGGCGGCGGCGCCCTTGCCGTCGGCACGCAAGGCCGGGGCGAAGGCGGTGGCGAAAGTGTCGCGCAAGGATTCCAGGTTCACGGCGATGTTGCGCAACGACCGCTTGGACCGCCAGCTTTCCGCCCGGCTTGGGCGGGCTTCACCAGCCGAGACGGCCAGGGGATAAGCCAGCTTGACCTCGGCCATGGCCGAAAGCTGGGCGTGCAAGGCATTGAACATCTGCGACGCCGCCTGCCGGTGGTCGGCATAGGGATTGACGCCGGTCCCGGCACTTTTCAATACGGTGGCGAAGCCGTCCGGCTTGCTCCAATCCTGGACCAACTCACCGCCGATCCGCCCCAGATTGGCGGTGATGCCTTGGGCCAGCCGGCAACGCAGGGTACCGTCGTCGCTGGCTTCCACCAGCTTGGCCGCTTGGTTGGTGTCGAACAACAGCATTTCCAGCGCCGGCAGCCCTTGGATGGCGACGCTGGCGAAAGCGATGCGGTTGCCTTCCAGCGCCTCGGCGTTGCGATCCTTCAGCAGTGCCAGCATCTGACGGTCGCCGGCATTCTTCTTGTCGGGCCAGAACTGCACGCGCTGGCCGCGGTGGAAGGCTTCCACCGGGCCATAGCCGATCCATTGCACCTTTTGCCAAGAGTCCATGGCGGCGTGAAAGCCGGCGCGGGCGATTTCCAGACTGGGCGGGGCGGGGCTGGCGCACAGGGTCTGCATCCCCTGGTCCAGCAAGGCGGCCTTAGCCTGGAAGTCACGGTAGCCGGCGATCATCGGCCCATCGGCCCCGGCGGTGAGGATGCCGGCATAATCGGGAGCGGCCCAGGCCGGGCTCGATGCCACCAGCAAGACGGCCATCAGCGTAAGATGAACGCGCATGGGATTCCCCTTACAGCGAGTTGACGAAGCGGATCAGGGCGGCGCGGTCGGCCTTGGGCATGGATACCACCTTGTCGCGTGCGGCCTGGGCCTCGCCGCCGTGCCACAAGATGGCTTCCAGCGTGTTGCGGGCGCGCCCGTCGTGCAAAAGCTGGGTATGGCCGTTGACCACCTGGGTCAGGCCGATGCCCCACAGCGGCGGCGTCTTCCATTCCGACCCGCTGGCCATGCCCTCGGGCCGGTTGTCGGCCAGACCGTCGCCCAGGTCGTGCAGCAACAAGTCGGTATAGGGCCAGATCAGTTGATCCGATTGTTCGGGCATGTCGGCGCGTTGGGCCGTCTTGTGGCTGGGGGTGTGGCACGAGGCGCAGCCGGTTTGGTTGAATACCTGCTTGCCGCGCAGCACCTGGGCATCACTCGCATCGCGCCGCTTGGGCACCGCCAGATTGCGCGAATAGAAGCTGACCAGATCCAAAACGTTGGCCGGTACCTCGAAGCCGGCATATTGGTCGTCGCCGCCATGGGGGGCATCGAGGCAGGCTTTTTGCGCCCCGGTGCAATCACCGGAATTGGCGGGGAACAGCGGGTTGGACAGGCCGATATCGCCATTGAAGGCATCGGCGCTTTGCTGCTTGACCGTCGGGTTGCCACCCTTCCAGCCGAAGCGGCCCAGCATCAGCTTTCCCTCTTCCTGCCCCCAGATCATCTTGGCCCGACCGGAAATGCCGTCGCTGTCCTTGTCCTCGGGGTCGGCGCGGGCGATCAGGCTTTCTTCGGCGATGGCTTCCAGCAGACCCAGGCCGATCATCGGCGGGGCGACGCGGGGCGAGATCAGGGTTTGCGGATGCAAGGGGCCATAGCCCAGATCGCTGATGGCATAGCTGGGCTGGCGCAGGCTGGCTTTCTCGCCGCCCGACAGCGCCACCGGGATTTCCTGGTAGCGGATAGTCATGCGGCCCTCGGCGGCATGGCCGGCGATGGCGAAATTCTGCAATTGGCCGCCATAGGTGGGCTCGGGAACGATATTGGCGCGGCCCTGGGCGATGGCGGATTTTTGATCTTCGGTCTGCGGCGGAATGGATAGGCGCAGGAACATGGATACGCCTTCCTCGCCGTCGGCGGGCACGTGGCCGCGACCGTCCTTGAGATGGCAGTTCTGGCAGGCGCGGGCGTTGAACAACGGCCCCAGACCGTCGGCGGCCTTGGTCGAGGACGGCGCCGTCACCCACAGGCGGCGGAAAAAGCCGTTGCCGACCTTGAAATCCATTTCCTTGGCGAAACTCATATTGGCGGAGAAATGCGAGAAGGCATCGCGGTTGATGACCTTGGCATGGGTGGCGGTGCCGCCCGGCATGTCCTCGCCCGGTTCCAAAGGCGCCAATCCATTGGCCAGGGCGGTACCGGCCATGGACAATCCGGCCAGCAGCGAAACGATCATCACCCGCATGATTTCTCCTTTTCTTAACAACAAGAACGGGGCCGCCCCAAGGGCGGCCCCGTATAATGGAATGCTTACTTGCCGATGGCCGACGGGTTGTCGAGGCTATCCGAGCCCTCGAACTTGACCTCGCCCAGGGCCAGTACCGCCACCGCCTTTTCCAGCGAGCGGGTCTGTGCCACCAGGGCGTCGATGGCGGCCTGAACCTTGGCGTTGCCGGCGCTGTTGCCAGCACCGATCATCTGGTCATAGGCCTCGCCGCCTTCGGCGGTCTTCACCAACACGCCCATGGCGGTCATGGTGGCGTCGAGCTTAGCCTTCATGTCGCCATCCAGGGCGGTATCCTTGGCGGCGACCAGATCGGCCAGGGCCGGGCCCTTTACCTCGGTGCCGTCGGTGCGGGTGTACTTGCCCAGATAGATGTTCTGGATGCCCTTGGCGTCATAGAAATGCGAGTTGTGGGTGTTGTCCGAGAAGCAATCATGCTCTTCCTCGGGGTCGTGCAGCATCAGGCCCAGCTTCATGCGCTCGCCCGCCAGTTCGCCGTAGGACAGGCTGCCCAGGCCGGTGACGATGGTGGCGATGCCGGCATCGGGTTTGCCCTTCAGCAGCTTGGCGCGGATTTTGCCCTTGGCGCTCCAGCCGTCGACCATGGTCTTCAGATCGTCGACCAACAGATCGGTGGCGGTGACCAGATAGGCGGCGCGGCGGTCGCAATTGCCGCCGGTGCAGCTCTTGGTGTCGAAATCGCTGGCCGGACGGTTGCCGGCACCCGGACCGGTGCCGTTGGTGTCTTGGCCCCACAGCATGAATTCGATGGCGTGATAGCCGGTGGTGACGTTGGCTTCGACCCCGCCGGCCTCGTGCATCTTGGCCAGCAGCTTCTTGTCGATCTTGCTGGCATTGACGTTCTTGCCGCCGACCTTGAGCTTGGGATGGGCGATGATGTTGGCGGTGTAGAGCGGGTTTTCTCCCGATTCGGTGCCATAGGTATCGGCGTTGACGTAGTCGATCAGACCTTCGTCCAGCGGCCAGGCATTGACCTTGCCTTCCCATTCGTCGACGGCGGTGTTGCCGAAACGGAAGGCCTCGGATTGCTGATAGGGCACGCGGGCGGCAATCCAGGCCGCCTTGGCGGTGGCCAGGGTTTCGGCACTGGGGGCGGCCACCAGGGCATCGATTGCGACCTTCAACTGCTTGGCCGCGATCAGCGAATCTTCATACTTGGCGTGGGCGATGTCGGCATAAGTGGTCAGCACCGCCTTCTTGTCCACACCGGCGGCGCCAGCCTGACCGCCCCCCAGCAATACCGCCGCACTGGCGGCCACCATCACAAAACGCTTCATCTGTTGACCCCGCTTTCCACAAGAAAAGAGGGGGCATGATTACGCAATTGAGAGGCGATTGCAGTGCTATTGAGAATCGATATTAGTTCTGTATGAGATTGCCCCCTTACGGCGGCACGTCAAACGATCAGTCGTCGTGACCGCCGCGCCGTCCGATGGGCAAATCGCGGTGGATGTAGGCGCTCATCACCAATCCCCAGCCGAACAAAAGCGACAGCATGGCGGTGCCGCCATAAGAGATCAGCGGCAGCGGCACGCCGACCACCGGCACCAAGCCCATGACCATGGCGGTGTTGATGAAGAAATACAGGAAGAAGGTGGTGGTGATGCCCAGCGCCACCAGACGACCGAATTGGGCGCGGCAGCGCATGGCGATGGCATAGCCGAAGGCGGTCAGCAGGACGTAAAGCCCCAGCAGGAACAGGCCGCCCATCAGCCCCCATTCCTCGCCATACATGGTGAAGATGAAGTCGGTCTGCTTTTCCGGCAGGAAGTTCAGGCCCGACTGGGTGCCGTTCATATAGCCCTTGCCGAACAGACCGCCCGAGC
This is a stretch of genomic DNA from Magnetospirillum gryphiswaldense MSR-1 v2. It encodes these proteins:
- a CDS encoding imelysin family protein, yielding MRVHLTLMAVLLVASSPAWAAPDYAGILTAGADGPMIAGYRDFQAKAALLDQGMQTLCASPAPPSLEIARAGFHAAMDSWQKVQWIGYGPVEAFHRGQRVQFWPDKKNAGDRQMLALLKDRNAEALEGNRIAFASVAIQGLPALEMLLFDTNQAAKLVEASDDGTLRCRLAQGITANLGRIGGELVQDWSKPDGFATVLKSAGTGVNPYADHRQAASQMFNALHAQLSAMAEVKLAYPLAVSAGEARPSRAESWRSKRSLRNIAVNLESLRDTFATAFAPALRADGKGAAADRFLAALIDAQGAVTKLPAPMEESMGETDGWARLNGLKAKIKTAAQVLETEVAAALDVQVGFNGLDGD
- a CDS encoding di-heme oxidoredictase family protein; this translates as MRVMIVSLLAGLSMAGTALANGLAPLEPGEDMPGGTATHAKVINRDAFSHFSANMSFAKEMDFKVGNGFFRRLWVTAPSSTKAADGLGPLFNARACQNCHLKDGRGHVPADGEEGVSMFLRLSIPPQTEDQKSAIAQGRANIVPEPTYGGQLQNFAIAGHAAEGRMTIRYQEIPVALSGGEKASLRQPSYAISDLGYGPLHPQTLISPRVAPPMIGLGLLEAIAEESLIARADPEDKDSDGISGRAKMIWGQEEGKLMLGRFGWKGGNPTVKQQSADAFNGDIGLSNPLFPANSGDCTGAQKACLDAPHGGDDQYAGFEVPANVLDLVSFYSRNLAVPKRRDASDAQVLRGKQVFNQTGCASCHTPSHKTAQRADMPEQSDQLIWPYTDLLLHDLGDGLADNRPEGMASGSEWKTPPLWGIGLTQVVNGHTQLLHDGRARNTLEAILWHGGEAQAARDKVVSMPKADRAALIRFVNSL
- a CDS encoding imelysin family protein, whose protein sequence is MKRFVMVAASAAVLLGGGQAGAAGVDKKAVLTTYADIAHAKYEDSLIAAKQLKVAIDALVAAPSAETLATAKAAWIAARVPYQQSEAFRFGNTAVDEWEGKVNAWPLDEGLIDYVNADTYGTESGENPLYTANIIAHPKLKVGGKNVNASKIDKKLLAKMHEAGGVEANVTTGYHAIEFMLWGQDTNGTGPGAGNRPASDFDTKSCTGGNCDRRAAYLVTATDLLVDDLKTMVDGWSAKGKIRAKLLKGKPDAGIATIVTGLGSLSYGELAGERMKLGLMLHDPEEEHDCFSDNTHNSHFYDAKGIQNIYLGKYTRTDGTEVKGPALADLVAAKDTALDGDMKAKLDATMTAMGVLVKTAEGGEAYDQMIGAGNSAGNAKVQAAIDALVAQTRSLEKAVAVLALGEVKFEGSDSLDNPSAIGK